From the genome of Prochlorococcus marinus XMU1419, one region includes:
- a CDS encoding Bax inhibitor-1/YccA family protein encodes MPASSNFNQAIREAQTSSIVGPNVVQKALPYVGGGMVLTSLGVLAGVSLIATNPGLFQPLSIIALIAELILFFIATSAANNANNAKALPLLTGFSLLTGFTLSGIVALAIGTIGIGSVGTAALATGITFVIASYTGQRMSDSVGQALSGVVGLGLIGLLIAMFVQLIGGFFAPGVFGGSGLELIIAGFGTVLFVAMSFVDFYTMPRRYNDDQYLAGALGMYLTYINLFVFILRLMIALQGGGRRD; translated from the coding sequence ATGCCAGCAAGTAGTAATTTCAATCAAGCTATTCGTGAAGCACAAACTAGTTCAATTGTTGGACCTAATGTTGTTCAAAAAGCTTTACCTTACGTAGGCGGAGGTATGGTTCTAACTTCTTTAGGCGTTTTAGCAGGTGTGTCACTCATAGCAACAAATCCTGGGCTTTTCCAGCCTCTTTCAATAATTGCATTAATTGCAGAATTGATTTTGTTTTTTATAGCCACAAGTGCTGCAAACAATGCAAATAATGCGAAAGCTTTGCCTTTATTAACAGGCTTTAGCTTGCTAACTGGATTCACCTTAAGTGGAATAGTTGCTTTAGCAATAGGAACTATTGGTATTGGTTCTGTTGGAACAGCGGCCTTAGCTACAGGTATAACTTTCGTTATTGCCTCTTATACTGGCCAAAGAATGAGTGATAGCGTTGGCCAAGCACTAAGTGGGGTGGTTGGTCTTGGGTTGATAGGTCTGCTAATAGCAATGTTTGTCCAATTAATCGGTGGATTTTTCGCTCCAGGTGTCTTTGGAGGTTCTGGATTAGAATTGATAATTGCGGGATTTGGAACGGTCTTATTTGTTGCAATGTCATTTGTTGATTTCTATACAATGCCAAGAAGATATAATGATGATCAATACCTTGCCGGGGCTTTAGGTATGTATTTAACTTATATAAATCTTTTTGTTTTTATATTGAGATTAATGATTGCACTTCAAGGCGGTGGAAGAAGAGACTAA
- a CDS encoding PhoH family protein yields MKEVSKTGHFTIDLPSSDAATALSGPGNSFLKKFESLTGVSLTIRGLQLEMNGVISKIERASALVELTRPIWEQGLEVPEVDLKAALSSLNIGESSSHAELGKKVLARSKEGRYLRPRTIRQKEYVESIENFDLTFAIGPAGTGKTFLATVCAARLLNEKKIEKIVLTRPAVEAGESLGFLPGDLQQKVDPYLRPLFDSLHSIFGLDRTNSLIDKGIIEVAPLAFMRGRTLDNAMVILDEAQNTTCSQMRMFLTRLGDRSKMVVNGDITQIDLKKDQESGLIEASRIFSETEGIKFCYLTVEDVVRHPLVQKIIEAYQ; encoded by the coding sequence ATGAAGGAAGTTTCCAAAACTGGTCACTTCACGATAGACTTGCCAAGCTCTGATGCCGCTACAGCACTATCAGGCCCAGGTAATTCTTTCTTAAAAAAGTTTGAGTCCTTAACAGGAGTTTCTTTAACAATAAGAGGCTTACAACTTGAGATGAACGGTGTTATATCTAAAATTGAGAGAGCATCAGCATTAGTAGAACTAACAAGACCAATTTGGGAACAAGGGTTAGAAGTCCCAGAGGTAGATCTTAAAGCGGCTTTAAGTTCTCTAAATATTGGAGAGTCATCTTCACATGCTGAGCTTGGAAAAAAAGTTCTTGCCCGTTCCAAAGAAGGCAGATATTTAAGACCAAGAACTATAAGGCAAAAAGAATATGTTGAATCAATTGAAAACTTTGATCTTACATTTGCGATTGGGCCAGCTGGAACTGGTAAAACATTTTTAGCAACTGTTTGCGCGGCAAGATTATTGAACGAGAAAAAAATTGAAAAAATTGTTTTAACCAGACCAGCTGTGGAAGCTGGTGAAAGTTTAGGATTTCTGCCTGGTGATTTGCAACAAAAAGTAGATCCATATTTAAGACCCCTATTTGATTCTTTACATAGTATTTTTGGGTTAGATAGAACAAATTCGTTAATCGATAAGGGAATTATAGAAGTTGCACCTTTAGCATTTATGAGAGGCAGAACTTTGGATAACGCCATGGTTATCCTAGATGAAGCACAAAATACTACTTGCTCTCAAATGAGAATGTTTTTAACCAGATTGGGTGATAGATCTAAAATGGTTGTAAACGGAGATATTACACAAATTGATTTAAAAAAAGATCAGGAAAGTGGCCTCATCGAAGCATCTAGAATTTTCTCTGAAACTGAAGGCATAAAATTTTGTTATTTAACTGTTGAAGATGTAGTTCGTCATCCTTTAGTCCAGAAAATTATTGAGGCTTATCAATAA
- the rpsP gene encoding 30S ribosomal protein S16, which translates to MIKLRLKRFGKKKEASFRIVACNSTSRRDGRPLQELGFYNPRTKETRLDTEALRTRLTQGAQPTDVVRSLLEKGGLLEKKERPSIAIGKAKLEKEKLAKAKTKDEEIESSKAESESNEAES; encoded by the coding sequence ATGATTAAACTGCGCCTTAAGCGCTTTGGAAAGAAAAAAGAAGCAAGTTTCAGAATTGTTGCATGCAATAGTACTTCCAGGAGAGATGGTAGACCTTTACAAGAATTAGGTTTTTATAACCCAAGAACTAAGGAAACCAGGCTTGATACAGAAGCTTTAAGAACAAGACTTACTCAGGGTGCTCAGCCAACGGATGTAGTGAGATCTTTATTAGAAAAGGGAGGCTTATTAGAAAAAAAAGAAAGGCCTTCTATCGCAATTGGCAAAGCAAAGTTAGAGAAGGAAAAATTAGCTAAGGCTAAAACTAAAGACGAAGAAATTGAAAGTAGTAAAGCTGAAAGCGAGAGTAATGAAGCTGAAAGCTAG